GCGCGCCGATCAGCGTCAGCGGCACCAGCGCGCAGAGCGCGATGGCCGTGGGCACCACGTGCTCCCAGCCGCGCGCGTTGAGGCTGCCGGTCAGCCACACCAGCGCGCGGCCCGCCTCGTTGACGTCGCCGACGGTCAGCAGCCAGTAGGTGGCGTTGCCGGCCAGCGCGCTGACGCCGACGCCGACCAGCACCAGCCGGTAGGAGTCCACGCCGCGCCGGTAGGCCAGTCCGTAGACCGCGATCCCGGTGAGCAGCCCGCCGGCGAGGGCGACGAGCGGCAGGCCGTAGTCGGCCAGCGCACCGGCCAGGCTGCCCGCGGTGCCGCCGAGCACGATCACCGTCGTCGCCGCGGTGCCCGCGCCCCAGGTGATGCCGAGCATGTCCGGGCTGGCCAGCGGGTTGCGCGCGAGGGTCTGCATGATCGCGCCGGACAGGCCCAGCGCGGCGCCGACCAGCAGCGCGGTCAGCGCTCGCGGCAGCCGCAGCTCCAGGACGATGATCTGCTGCGCCCGGTCGCCGCCGCCGACCAGCGTCTGCAGCACCTCCACCGGGCTGATCTGGTACTCGCCGAGGCCCACGTCGAGCACGAAGACCGCCAGCAGCAGCACCAGCCCGCCGAGCAGGGCCACCAGCGGCCGCCAGCGCAGCACCCCGGAGAACGGCCCGAGCCGGGCCGGGCGCCGCCCGGCGACCCCGCTTTCCACCACCTGGGTCACAACCGCACCATCTTCCTGCGACGCACGAGCGCGATGAAGAACGGGGCGCCGACCATCGCCAGCATCACCCCGACCTGGACCTCGGACGGCCGCGCCACGATGCGCCCGAGCACGTCGGCCAGCAGCACCAGCGCGGCGCCGAGCAGTCCGGCGAAGGGCAGCAGCCAGCGGTAGTCGGCGCCGGTGAAGAACCTGGCCACGTGCGGCACGATCAGCCCGACGAAGCCGATCGGCCCGCAGATCGCGACCGCGCTGCCGACCAGGACCGCGATCGCGGCGATCCCGGCCCGGCGCGACCACTCCACCCGGTGGCCCAGCGAGCGGGCGACGTCCTCGCCGAGCGACAGCGCGTTCAGGCCGCCCGCGTTGGTCAGCGCCAGCACCATGCCGATCAGCACGAACGGCAGCACCTGCGGGATCACCGAGGGATCGGTGACCGCGATCGAGCCGACCTTCCAGAACCGGTAGGTGTCCATCGTCTGCTGGTCGGTGAGCACCAGCGCCGAGGTGATCGCCTGCAGCAGGAAGCTGATCGCGGTGCCGGCCAGCGCCAGCGTCACCGGCGTCGGGCCGCCGCGGCCGATCGAGCCGATGGCGAACACCGCCAGCGCGCCCAGCATCGCCCCGGCGAAGCCGAACCAGATGAAGCCCACCAGCGTCGTGACGCTGAAGGTGTAGATCGCCAGCACCACGCCGAGCGCGGCGCCCTGGGTGATGCCGAGGATGCCGGGATCGGCGATGGGGTTGCGGGTGTGGCCCTGCATCAGCGCCCCGGCCAGGCCCAGCGCGGCCCCGGCCAGCACGCCGACGATGGTGCGCGGCACCCGCAGCTCGCGGATGATCAGGTCGTTCTCGGTGCCGGTCGGGGCGAACAGGCCGCTCCACACCTCGGCCAGCGGGATCGTCTTGGCCCCGACCACAACGCTGAGCACGCAGCTGACCAGCAGCGCCACCACCAGCACCGCGATGCCGATGAGCCGCCTGCGGCGGCGTTCGCGCAGGCGGGCGCCGCCGGGCGCGGCCTGTTCGGCTGCGCGTGGACCGCCGACGGCCAGGCTGCCACTCACGTCCCACTCCCTCTGCCGGGTCACCCGATCGGTGCTTAGGTTAGGCCCACCTAAGCATGCCGCCCAGGGTGGGGCGCAATGTCCACCGTCACACCGGATCGGCGGGTCCGCGGGTGGAAATCACCGCGGAAAGATCATTGCCGCTTTTCGCGATTCGCGTTGAATAGCGTTATCCGAACGCAACGAGGGGCGTCGTCCCGGCACTTCGCCGGGCCGACGCCCCTCGACCGCACAACTCGCACCACTGCGGGATCAGCGGTCCGCCCCGACCGGGACAGCCCCCGCAGCACCGCGAAAAGCGAGGCGGAACCAGGTCAGTTCGCCTGGTGGTACTGCTCCACGATGTCGGCCGGGATCCGGCCCCGGTCCGACACCTTCAGGCCGCGCTTGCGGGCCCATTCCCGAATGGCCTGGTTCTGCTCGCGATCCGCGCTCGTGGAACCGCCCGCGGAACGCGCACCGGCGCCACCCGGGCGCGGTCCCGGCTTCTTCCGGCCGCCCGCGCGCCGCGCGTTGGAGACGTAGTTCGCCAGAGCGTCCCGCAACTCGCCGGCATTGTCGGCGGAAAGGTCGATCTGGTAGGACACGCCGTCCAATCCGAACTCGACGGTTTCGTCGGCCTGGCCGCCGTCCAGATCGTCGACAAGAGTGACCGTGACCTTCTGCGCCATCTTCGAAGTCCTCCCCGGGAGAGCTAAATGTGCCAGAACGGGACAGCGCGAACCGCTGGGAGCGAACTCCCCCGCAAGTACTCCAATAGCCGTCACCGATGGATTCTGGGCTCAGGTTAGCGCAGTAACTGCGATAATGCACTCACCTCTGCCCGAAAATTCACCTCGACGGCCCTGATCGGGTCATTCCGGCCGGACCAGCGGGAACAGGATCGTCTCCCGGATACCGAGACCGGTCAACGCCATCAACAACCGGTCGATACCCATTCCGACGCCACCGCTGGGCGGCATTCCGTACTCGAGCGCGCGCAGAAAGTCCTCGTCGACCGGCATCGCCTCGTCGTCCCCGGCCGCCGCGAGCGCGGCCTGTTCCTCCAGGCGAGCGCGCTCCACCACCGGGTCGACCAGCTCGGAGTAGCCCGTCGCCAGCTCGAAGCCGCGGACGTAGAGGTCCCACTTCTCCGCCAGCCCCGGCTGCTCCCGGTGCTGCCGGGTGAGCGGGGAGGTCTCCACCGGGAAGTCGCGAACGAACGTCGGAGCGGTCAAATGGTCGCCGATGAGGTGCTCCCACAGCTCCTCGACGAGCTTTCCGTGCCCGTGCGCCGGATCGGTCTGCAATCCGTGCGAGTCGGCGTGCTTGCGCAGCACCTCCACCGGAGTTTCCGGGGTGATCTCCGAATCGAGCGCTTCGGACAGCGAGTCGTACATCCGGATCGACGTCCACTCGCCCGACAGGTCGTACTCGGTTCCGTCGAACCAGGTGACCACCTGCGAACCGGCGATCTTCTCCGCGGCCTCCTGGATCAGGGACCTTGTCAGCGCGGCCATGTCGTTGTAATCGGCGTACGCCTGGTAGAACTCCAACATGGCGAACTCCGGCGAGTGGGAAGAATCACTCCCCTCGTTGCGGAAGTTCCGGTTGATCTCGAAAACCCTCTCGATCCCACCGACCACGCAACGCTTCAGGTACAACTCCGGTGCGATCCGGAGGAACAGATCCATGTCGAAGGCGTTCGAATGCGTCACGAACGGGCGCGCGGCGGCACCGCCCTGCAACGTCTGCAGCATCGGGGTTTCCACCTCGACGAAACCGCGCCGGTCGAACGATTCCCGCAACGAGCGCTGCACCGCGGCCCGAGTGCGCACGGTGTCCGCGGCCTGCTTTCGGACGATCAGGTCGACATAGCGCTGCCGGACCCGCATTTCCTCGCCGAGTTCCTTGTGCATGACCGGCAGCGGGCGCAGCGACTTGGCCGCCATTCGCCATTCATCGGCCATCACGGACAACTCGCCGCGGCGGGAGGTGATCACCTCGCCGTGCACGAAGACGTGGTCGCCGAGGTCGACGTCGCTCTTCCACATGGCCAGCGAATCCTCGCCGACCTGCTTCAGGCTGAGCATCGCCTGGAGCTCGGTGCCGTCGCCCGCGCGCAGCGTGGCGAAGCACAGCTTGCCGGTGTTGCGCAGGAACATCACGCGGCCGGCGACGCCGACCTGCGCGCCGGTGGCGGTGTCCGGCTCCAGCCCCTGGTGGGCGGCGCGGACCTCCGCGAGCTCGTGCGTGATGGGCAGGGTCACCGGGTACGGGTCGACTCCGGCGTCGAGCAGGCGCTCCCGCTTCTCCCGCCGGACCCGCATCTGCTCCGGCAGGTCGTCAACGCCGTCGTCGCTGGTTGCCGGGGGAATGGAACGGTCCTCAGTCACGGAGAACAAGGGTACGGTTCCGCCGTTTCACCGAATGAGCAGGGCCATCGCTCGGTGGCGCGGAGGTTTGGCGTCCATGGTCCGTGAGCGTTTTGGGGTGTTGTAGCGCCCCAGAACGCTCACGGGAGCTGACCGGG
This portion of the Saccharopolyspora antimicrobica genome encodes:
- a CDS encoding FecCD family ABC transporter permease is translated as MTQVVESGVAGRRPARLGPFSGVLRWRPLVALLGGLVLLLAVFVLDVGLGEYQISPVEVLQTLVGGGDRAQQIIVLELRLPRALTALLVGAALGLSGAIMQTLARNPLASPDMLGITWGAGTAATTVIVLGGTAGSLAGALADYGLPLVALAGGLLTGIAVYGLAYRRGVDSYRLVLVGVGVSALAGNATYWLLTVGDVNEAGRALVWLTGSLNARGWEHVVPTAIALCALVPLTLIGAHVLGALQFDDDTVRGLGIRTDLTRGVLLLAAVVLASIATAAAGPIQFVALATPQIALRLAHTSRPPLLSSMVFGAALVVGADVISRTAFGSLELPVGIVTAILGAPYLIYLLIRRYREVRA
- a CDS encoding FecCD family ABC transporter permease is translated as MSGSLAVGGPRAAEQAAPGGARLRERRRRRLIGIAVLVVALLVSCVLSVVVGAKTIPLAEVWSGLFAPTGTENDLIIRELRVPRTIVGVLAGAALGLAGALMQGHTRNPIADPGILGITQGAALGVVLAIYTFSVTTLVGFIWFGFAGAMLGALAVFAIGSIGRGGPTPVTLALAGTAISFLLQAITSALVLTDQQTMDTYRFWKVGSIAVTDPSVIPQVLPFVLIGMVLALTNAGGLNALSLGEDVARSLGHRVEWSRRAGIAAIAVLVGSAVAICGPIGFVGLIVPHVARFFTGADYRWLLPFAGLLGAALVLLADVLGRIVARPSEVQVGVMLAMVGAPFFIALVRRRKMVRL
- a CDS encoding histone-like nucleoid-structuring protein Lsr2 encodes the protein MAQKVTVTLVDDLDGGQADETVEFGLDGVSYQIDLSADNAGELRDALANYVSNARRAGGRKKPGPRPGGAGARSAGGSTSADREQNQAIREWARKRGLKVSDRGRIPADIVEQYHQAN
- the lysS gene encoding lysine--tRNA ligase, producing MRVRREKRERLLDAGVDPYPVTLPITHELAEVRAAHQGLEPDTATGAQVGVAGRVMFLRNTGKLCFATLRAGDGTELQAMLSLKQVGEDSLAMWKSDVDLGDHVFVHGEVITSRRGELSVMADEWRMAAKSLRPLPVMHKELGEEMRVRQRYVDLIVRKQAADTVRTRAAVQRSLRESFDRRGFVEVETPMLQTLQGGAAARPFVTHSNAFDMDLFLRIAPELYLKRCVVGGIERVFEINRNFRNEGSDSSHSPEFAMLEFYQAYADYNDMAALTRSLIQEAAEKIAGSQVVTWFDGTEYDLSGEWTSIRMYDSLSEALDSEITPETPVEVLRKHADSHGLQTDPAHGHGKLVEELWEHLIGDHLTAPTFVRDFPVETSPLTRQHREQPGLAEKWDLYVRGFELATGYSELVDPVVERARLEEQAALAAAGDDEAMPVDEDFLRALEYGMPPSGGVGMGIDRLLMALTGLGIRETILFPLVRPE